One window from the genome of Cryptomeria japonica chromosome 6, Sugi_1.0, whole genome shotgun sequence encodes:
- the LOC131052869 gene encoding uncharacterized protein LOC131052869, whose product MGNCLKSSVDRERGDQMIRVMKMDGKMLEYSPPLLVRDLLTAKDYGRNYMLAHPQNVRDALPQDYKLKGGELYYLIPSHLEDESSFNGGGMKERGVKGEKGMKIKIMVSKTELKALLSDGCVKEKWVEDFLLKQLEAKFLQLQQKACVARGKWRPALEKIPETN is encoded by the coding sequence ATGGGTAACTGCTTGAAATCCAGTGTAGATCGAGAGAGAGGAGATCAGATGATCAGAGTGATGAAGATGGATGGAAAGATGTTAGAATACAGTCCTCCTCTCCTGGTCAGAGATCTTCTCACTGCAAAAGATTATGGGCGAAATTATATGCTTGCTCACCCACAAAATGTTAGGGATGCTCTGCCCCAGGACTATAAATTGAAGGGCGGTGAGCTTTACTACCTCATTCCTTCCCATCTTGAAGATGAGAGCAGCTTTAATGGAGGAGGAATGAAGGAAAGAGGGGTGAAGGGAGAAAAGGGTATGAAGATCAAAATTATGGTGTCAAAAACAGAGCTCAAGGCTTTGCTTTCAGATGGGTGTGTGAAGGAGAAATGGGTGGAAGACTTTTTGCTGAAGCAGCTTGAGGCCAAGTTCCTGCAACTTCAACAGAAAGCTTGTGTTGCAAGGGGAAAATGGAGGCCGGCTTTAGAAAAGATTCCAGAGACTAACTGA